One Bradyrhizobium sp. ISRA464 genomic window carries:
- a CDS encoding CoA transferase: MVGADVVVNNYSFDVLPGLGLCYDVLKQLNRQLVTMSTPAFGADSMHRDCRANGSTLEQGSGLPSVIGRPNGPPTMSHTAFGDAVGGLNGCAAVLVVRFTPGTPGRGNSSIWRG; encoded by the coding sequence GTGGTGGGAGCGGACGTCGTCGTCAATAACTATTCATTTGATGTACTGCCCGGGCTCGGGCTTTGTTATGATGTGCTCAAACAGCTAAACCGGCAGCTCGTCACGATGTCGACGCCTGCGTTTGGTGCAGACAGCATGCATCGCGATTGCCGTGCCAATGGCTCAACTCTCGAGCAGGGATCGGGCTTACCGAGCGTGATTGGAAGACCCAATGGCCCGCCCACAATGAGCCACACCGCCTTTGGCGATGCAGTTGGCGGGTTAAACGGATGCGCTGCGGTTCTGGTCGTCCGGTTCACGCCCGGAACACCGGGCAGGGGCAATTCATCGATCTGGCGCGGATAG
- a CDS encoding SDR family NAD(P)-dependent oxidoreductase produces the protein MKAAKSNDQSDGRVALVTGGARGIGFEIVRRFVTDGYQVAFISMRAEHVERALDALGRPEGRLYAENGDVSRQDVASGFIDRIRSRWGDIAVLVNNAGISPKRLDQNTPWISQTSHEEWMRVIDVNLSGPFIFMRLIGPAMIAKGHGRIINVGSVAGRTMPLIAGPHYAASKAGLVGLTRAAARDLAPYGITVNCIAPGRVLSDLSGPAEAPINVAALNRIPVGRFGTAEEVAHVAAFLASPMAGFITGATIDMTGGEFAA, from the coding sequence ATGAAAGCAGCGAAGTCCAACGATCAAAGCGACGGGCGGGTTGCGCTCGTTACCGGAGGAGCGCGAGGGATCGGATTCGAAATCGTACGCAGATTCGTGACCGACGGCTATCAGGTCGCCTTCATTTCGATGAGAGCCGAGCACGTGGAGCGGGCGCTTGACGCCCTTGGCCGGCCGGAGGGCCGACTCTATGCTGAAAACGGTGATGTATCGCGACAGGATGTGGCTTCGGGGTTCATTGACCGCATCCGGTCTCGTTGGGGCGACATTGCCGTGTTGGTGAACAATGCCGGCATCTCGCCCAAACGGCTCGATCAGAATACACCATGGATATCGCAGACCTCCCATGAGGAATGGATGCGGGTCATCGATGTCAATCTCAGCGGACCGTTCATCTTCATGAGACTGATCGGGCCAGCAATGATTGCGAAAGGTCATGGGCGTATCATCAACGTGGGGTCGGTCGCCGGCCGTACCATGCCACTGATCGCAGGGCCGCACTACGCCGCGTCGAAGGCTGGTCTGGTCGGACTAACCCGCGCTGCTGCGCGAGATCTGGCGCCGTATGGTATCACGGTCAATTGTATTGCTCCCGGCAGGGTTCTCAGCGATCTGAGTGGGCCAGCCGAAGCCCCGATCAACGTGGCAGCTCTCAACCGGATTCCAGTCGGGCGATTTGGAACAGCTGAAGAAGTGGCACACGTGGCGGCCTTTCTGGCCTCGCCGATGGCAGGCTTTATCACCGGTGCCACCATCGACATGACAGGAGGAGAGTTCGCCGCCTGA
- a CDS encoding aminotransferase class I/II-fold pyridoxal phosphate-dependent enzyme produces the protein MQQEQQGLTVPDSRRKRGRFRNTAYVVNESKPYFDAAHTSGLMALQARSRGGRMVALGTGPLDSRPLVTDFVRCSYLGLDNHPVVIDGAMEAIELHRSLHWSCARTRLNFDLLAELEETLSEMFCARVLAFSTVMLANLGAMPLLASGQLTNGRKPVVVFDRTAHVSLAYHKPVVADETRVETIAHNDVDALERLCREHPLVAYVCDGVYSMGGSSPIKELRELQERYGLFLFIDDAHGISLFGRQGEGFARSQFPQSLGDRTIIAASLAKGFGASGGMLMVGGANHEALFRRYSIPYAFSVAPNLAAVGAALGSCKIHRSAELGERQRKLAQRISIFDRRVTTAEKGNRFPIRMIEIGEEAKAIAISRKLLDAGFYTSVTFFPTVPRGKAGVRVCITADHEANDIERLCDCILETAAGTTGVATVSATPDTMIE, from the coding sequence ATGCAGCAAGAGCAGCAAGGGTTGACGGTTCCGGATAGTCGCCGCAAACGTGGACGCTTTCGGAACACTGCTTACGTGGTCAACGAAAGCAAGCCTTATTTCGATGCTGCCCACACATCTGGTCTTATGGCCCTCCAGGCAAGGTCCAGGGGCGGGCGCATGGTCGCCTTGGGTACTGGTCCTCTCGACAGTCGACCTCTAGTGACTGATTTCGTGCGCTGCTCCTATCTTGGCCTCGATAATCATCCGGTGGTCATTGATGGCGCGATGGAAGCAATCGAGCTACATCGCTCTCTGCACTGGTCGTGCGCACGAACGCGGCTCAATTTCGATCTCCTGGCAGAGCTTGAAGAAACTCTTTCCGAGATGTTCTGCGCGCGCGTGCTCGCATTTTCCACGGTCATGCTGGCCAATCTTGGCGCGATGCCCCTTCTCGCATCGGGCCAATTGACGAACGGAAGAAAACCAGTCGTCGTATTCGATCGGACCGCGCATGTATCGCTCGCTTACCACAAGCCGGTCGTCGCTGATGAAACCCGAGTTGAAACCATTGCGCATAACGATGTCGATGCTCTCGAGCGCCTGTGTCGCGAACACCCGCTTGTCGCCTACGTCTGCGATGGTGTCTACTCCATGGGTGGGAGTTCGCCGATAAAGGAGCTCCGCGAACTCCAGGAGCGATATGGGCTTTTTCTTTTTATCGATGACGCCCATGGCATATCTCTCTTTGGACGCCAAGGCGAAGGATTTGCTCGCTCTCAGTTTCCGCAATCGCTGGGCGACCGGACGATCATAGCGGCATCGCTCGCAAAAGGGTTCGGCGCATCGGGCGGCATGTTGATGGTTGGCGGAGCCAACCATGAAGCTCTGTTTCGACGCTACTCCATTCCCTATGCCTTTTCCGTGGCGCCAAATCTGGCGGCAGTTGGTGCTGCGCTTGGGTCGTGCAAGATTCACCGCTCTGCAGAGCTAGGCGAGCGGCAGCGGAAGCTGGCGCAGCGGATCAGTATCTTTGACCGTCGTGTCACGACCGCGGAGAAAGGCAATCGTTTCCCTATTAGGATGATTGAAATCGGGGAAGAAGCCAAGGCGATTGCGATATCAAGAAAGCTCCTCGACGCCGGCTTCTATACTTCCGTAACCTTCTTCCCGACCGTCCCTCGCGGAAAAGCGGGAGTTCGCGTGTGTATCACGGCAGATCACGAAGCGAACGATATTGAACGTCTGTGCGACTGCATCTTGGAAACCGCGGCCGGCACAACCGGAGTCGCCACGGTATCCGCGACTCCCGATACGATGATAGAGTGA